The genomic interval TAATTCTAATTGTTCATAAGATTCGTTATCCATAAATACATGCTGATCACCTGAAGCATATAAATATTGCATACGTTTATTGTCGATTTGCGCTTTACCTACTTTTTCACCAGCACGGAATGTTTTTTCCTGAATCGCACCAGTACGTAAGTTACGTAACTTAGAACGTACGAATGCCGCACCTTTACCTGGTTTAACGTGCTGGAATTCCATAACACGCCAAATACCATTATCTACTTCAATTGTTAAACCTGTTTTAAAATCGTTTACTGAAATCATGAATTTTCCTCCTCAATTTACCTACTATAAAATAATAAGGTCTTTTGTTGAATGTGTAAAGCGCTTTAGTCCATTTTTAGTGACCAATACGTCATCTTCTATACGCACGCCACCTAAACCTTCTACATATATACCCGGTTCTAATGTAATGCACATGTTCTCCTCCAGTACAGTATCACAACGCGATGATAAAATCGGACTTTCATGCACTTCTAACCCGATACCATGTCCGAGACTATGGCCGAACTGTTCACCATAACCGTGACTTGCAATAACATCTCGCGCAATTTTGTCAGCGTCTTTCGCTTTCATACCAATGGTAATTTCATTTAAAGCTTTAAGTTGTGACTCTAAAACGATGTTGTATATTTTGACCATTTCTTCTTTCGGTTCACCGACAGCAATAGTACGCGTTATATCTGATATATACCCATTATATAGTGCACCGTAATCAAACGTAATCATTTCACCACTTTCGATTACTTTATTACTTGCAACACCGTGTGGC from Macrococcus armenti carries:
- the efp gene encoding elongation factor P; translation: MISVNDFKTGLTIEVDNGIWRVMEFQHVKPGKGAAFVRSKLRNLRTGAIQEKTFRAGEKVGKAQIDNKRMQYLYASGDQHVFMDNESYEQLELPESTIEYELKFLKENMEVHIQMYEGETLGVELPNTVTLQVTETEPGIKGDTAQGATKAATVETGYTLNVPLFVNEGDLLIINTTDGSYVSRG